Proteins encoded by one window of Microplitis mediator isolate UGA2020A chromosome 1, iyMicMedi2.1, whole genome shotgun sequence:
- the LOC130667025 gene encoding uncharacterized protein LOC130667025 isoform X1: protein MNIFLPVENMKSAIMATFYHYGSSDEKPNHDMCPKGEESWCSYQRAEARGELDTYSHDYSPLPSDVLKAIKPIYEDLSNENLLSRCVGGFNQNNNESFNQLVWKICPKTVNTSFTIVQIAVYVAMCIFNEGINSLLVLMNTLGLNCGPNSHRYAERMDAARIKVADKRANDNAREGRLQRRHQQIDILEAAMTAEELLYGPGIDDSV from the exons aatatattccttcctgttgaaaatatgaaatctgctataatggcaaccttttatcactacggctcgagtgatgaaaaaccgaatcatgatatgtgtccaaaaggcgaagaatcttggtgctcttaccagcgcgctgaagcaagaggagagcttgatacctattctcacgattattctcccttaccttctgatgttttaaaagctatcaagcctatatacgaagatcttagtaatgaaaatttactttcaagatgtgtaggtggattcaatcagaataataatgaaagctttaaccaactagtatggaaaatatgcccaaaaacggtaaatactagttttactatcgtacaaatagctgtatacgttgctatgtgtatatttaatgagggtataaattcattattagtcttgatgaatacactaggacttaattgtgggcctaattctcatcggtatgcagaaagaatggatgctgcacgtatcaaagtagcagataagcgcgctaatgataacgcccgagaaggtcgattgcaacgtaggcaccagcaaatcgatattttggaagctgctatgacggctgaagagctattatatggtccaggaatagatgactcagt atga
- the LOC130667025 gene encoding uncharacterized protein LOC130667025 isoform X2: MENMPKNVLMNTLGLNCGPNSHRYAERMDAARIKVADKRANDNAREGRLQRRHQQIDILEAAMTAEELLYGPGIDDSV; the protein is encoded by the exons atggaaaatatgcccaaaaacg tcttgatgaatacactaggacttaattgtgggcctaattctcatcggtatgcagaaagaatggatgctgcacgtatcaaagtagcagataagcgcgctaatgataacgcccgagaaggtcgattgcaacgtaggcaccagcaaatcgatattttggaagctgctatgacggctgaagagctattatatggtccaggaatagatgactcagt atga